Sequence from the Crassostrea angulata isolate pt1a10 chromosome 9, ASM2561291v2, whole genome shotgun sequence genome:
TCACTTGTAAAGTAGAATGGGATGCATGTTAACATTTTTATGCTATTATGAGACTTTATTAGCATTGCTGTTGATCTATGTTTTGTATATGAAATCAAATGATAAATAAGTGGACTGCActgatttcttttgttttattagatGTGTTATTTCAATACatcttgttaatttttaattagttcTGGAATGAaagtgttaaaataaaattctatcaATTGTGCAATGTTCTTTGTCCACTCAGAGTCCTTGGTGATCCGGATAATTTTGCAGTCTTTAGTAGTCCAAACAATCAAATCACAGCAGTTCTTATTGCACAAATGGAGCTGGCCTTGTATCTGGTGAAAGTAAGGATGGTTGGACTTGAGGTAGAAAAAGCCTTCTCTGTATTCTAAATACAACAAAGAGTTTGCataaaacatatattcaaatacgGTTTACAACTTTATATCAATAACTGGAACAGCAGGGGAAATGTAGTTAATAGAGGttcatatacaaatattttgaaagagtaATAGAACACAGAACTCTATAGTTTGAGTGCTTTCATGAATTTAGATTGATATACatcagtatatacatgtacttaccaaGGTAAAAATCCTTTAGACTGTGCACTGCCTCATATATTGTTAAATGTGCTGCAGAGTAAAGACATTTCACTTCAACTATATCAGGAACAGCATCTCGAGCCTCTGGTGTCTGGAAATTCACATCACATGTTGGTGGGTGCAGGACTAAACCATCTGGAGATGCACCTAAAACGCCAGACTCGTGCAGCCAAATCCctgaatcaaaataaattttaaatttgcaattttattgaaACGggtatattaaagaaaatgttgttatatttcatattcatttaatatttataaaatcgaTATAAAGTAAATGAGGTTTTTaactcaaacaaaaaaaaatatatattcatttcttgaaaattaaatGAGAATGGACAATTCTCATGAGAAATTTGGGTAAAAGTTCCTTTCAAAATGGAGTCATGGTCAATTTAAGAACAATGCCGTCTGTTCGGAAATGATCAAGATTAAAGAACAAAAATTACCAGTTTGTTGCACTGAAGCATTAAATTCATGTTTATATTTCTTCAGTGCATGTTCCTCATGTGTAATTCCCCAAGCAACTGCTTTGATGGATTCTAAGTTGTATGAGGACATGAGACGTTTCTTGAGAGAAATGGTAATTCTGCAATTAAAAACATCCATTACTAGCCATTTATAAGCAGTACACAGTTATTATTGAAACCTGTACATAATTAGTTTTAGAATTATCAAATGCTATTCATGATGCATAAATTCATGAATCATGCTGGAtaagtatataataataatagtgtACTGTCTTCTCTTTGTACTGAGCACTGCTCCAAAATTGGATGCTGTTATCCTGTTTTTTCTGATGATTGACCACATTGGATTGTTTCTTTGACCCTTGGTTGCCAGTGCAGTATTTGTTATGACTTCTTCAGACAAAATCAGAGCTCGTCTTAACCATACCATGGGCATATCAGAATTAACAAATTCTGCACTGGTCAAGAGATCTTCTATGATGGGAGCAGGGGGGCCTGGCTCACATGGTTCTGGCTGAAGAATCCATTCCATAGCtgtatatatacaaacatgTTATTGTTTTTCTAGTACATATATGAATATGTATCTAAACATTTATGAAAGTTTTGTAATTGTTAAACATTTAGAAGTTTCTACAATAAGTCTACACCTATCTACAGGTAGTAAGCATCAcagaattttttatatatttcaaaatttcagtgATCACATACACTAATTCTGTAATATTCTATcaaatattacaaattattcTCTCATCTTACATGCATAACAATCAAACaacataaaaacttaatactgaaatttaaaaaaaagtatattcaaATGAAAGCAACTCTGTCAGAAAATGAAATGATCATAACTaagatataacaaaatatagatCAGAATACAGattagtaaaacattttttgcaaattgGCAACAACCAATTATACCAATAAATCTGCCTAGTTTTGCTAACTCTTGTTGAAAAAAACTTCTGTCATTATCATCGAATGGCCTGCGCAGAGCACttaaaattcaagaaaattaCTTCTTAAAGCATGAACaattaatccatttttttttttacttgttaatCCAATATTTCACACTTACTGATAATCAGGTTGAGATGGTGGAAATAATTCTTCCATTGTCTTAACATCTGTTTTAATGGCTGTCTTTGGATTCTTTAGCCATCCACATTTCACATCAGTCTTACTAACACATTTGTAcctgtataattatgtattcgaattaatatttcacaattaataGTAAATCAGGCACGTTattaaacaatttcattaaattcaatGAACATCAGTATGTAGTACTACTAAGTCAAGCAACATATTTACATCGCCTCCTATTTTCACATCATATTTTACCTGCATGAACTAGTCACAGTAGTACATTTCAATTGACAACTGATTGAACTTACCCATACAACAGTGCTGCTGCAACGTGATGACAGACAAACTTCCCTAAAGGACACTCACAATTTGTCGAAGATACGGCATAGCCATCGTCTAGAGCTGCCTACAAATATGTCCAAAACGGGTTGTAATATAAAATTTGCAATTGTAATGAATGCAGCTTTCGGCAGCTCCCTGCTACCCAGTTGCGCATGCGCAATTGAACTTCCGCTTTCACTTTATCTCATCATAACAAGCTAGACGCTCAGTAAGGATTCAGCGAGGTATTCGACGCTCAGTAAGGATTCAGCGAGGtatgtatgattaaaaaaatattttgttgtctttTATGACTTATATATGCACAAATTTTTCTTGTGTTTAAAGAAATAGTgttatcttaatatattttatgatatttgtgtTCAtagaaggtacatgtattgtataaatatagACAATTATTTCAGTTGAGCAGATATACAGGTCCTAACCATCATTTGGTTTTGACCCAATCTGTCAGCAATAAAAAAGGGGGTATATAAAAAGAATGcacctttttttttgttactcAGATTGTGTCAAATTCTTGTGCTAATCATGGACCCTGAATAGTGAATTAATCTTTGAGCCTATTAAATGTTTGCCCCCATCAGTGGTCTAGCATAATGTAGCAAATAATAATACATGGAGCCTTATGTCGTAACAGGGGCCTATTGACAGTTACCTAATAGAGCCTTATGACCTAGCTCTTTCGAAAAGTTTCAGGACCTATAATATGTTATCCATATGTGTGGGCTGTACCATGTACCTATGAACTATTTCACTGATGTCTTAATATTGTCTTTATTGTCATTCATTATgcttatttctaaataaagtgaGCTTAATTAGTGAAAATAGAGTTTTGACTtgcctattgaaataaaaaatctgtGATAAAATCAATCTTCAATGTAAAGTGTTAGAAGTACATTACAAGTACAGTATATTCTTCTGTAagattgatatttttcaattttttataagctTTGATTCTCTTCAGTGCTGAGACAAGTATTTATTACATGCTGTACAATATTGGGCCGTGTGCCCTAGCTTTTACAGCTGCTATCCTACATTAATTAAAGCATGCTTTTCTTGTTTCAGAATCCTCCTAACCAGTCAGCCAGCTGGGGTGATTCTTTATAAGTACCCTGGTCAACCAGTGGATATAATCTGAATGTAAATCCTTCTGCACTCCCCAAATGTGACCTACACAATATCAAGATATCATGTACGGTGGGACTGCTGACTTAAGAGTGGTATAGCAATTTAATTTGTTCTTGCTAAATACTTGGTGTTCTCAGACACGCAAAATAGATGAGTTGGAAGACATGATTCCTGTTCAATGCTAATTGAAAGatttctatttgtttttttaGGAACCCTGTGTTTTTATCTGTTTAGTGATAAAGTTACCTGTCTATTTACCTTACTAGGCAGAATAAAACAATTAGGTACTCAGTAATCCAAATGGAGACTTCTCTAGAGCTTCAGtatatgttattttaattttgtgttttaaagaGATTCCTATTATTACAATTAGTCATTAACATTCTCTTAACATTATGAACATGTATCTTGATTCAAATTCTTAGGTTTTACATGATCTCCATTTGTGTCTCATTTGTTTCAGTCAAATAGAAGCTCTCACTTGATCCAGACAGTGACATAGCTACAACTACTCTCCGAGTATGATCACCCACATGCTCTGTAAGTTTCAAGTTATTACATGATACATCCTGcagtaggttcaagatattgaATTATATCCATGCATATCATAAATGTTGAAATTTGTAATGTGCACACAGCCACACTATATGACACTTAAAGAAATTGATGTACTGTAATTCAGAGGAAACCTAATTGAAacatgtatcaaattttttcaagTGTTAAAAAAGAACTTGTGCtgtttgataatacatgtactacttaatACATTAGGAATTACTATGAATTCTTTAGTTTTTTTCTCATTGCTCCTATCAGAACTGGGATGATGTGCAATGGTAATGCATTGTAATCATTaccttttttgaaagtaatgtgtaatgcacCCATTTCTCAGTTACAAgtaattgtaatataatacattACTTCCATAAAAATGCCATGAAATGTTATGAAAAATTGTCTTTGTATCTTTTTTTGTAATgtgtaatgtaattcattactgtTTAgaaaagtaattgtaatttattacTTTTGTAAATGAAAGTAATGGTAATGATAATTGTAATGGAAAGAATTCCAATGTAATCGTAATTTAATGCGATTGACCCCAGGTCTGGCTCCTATGTTATACAGAGACTAATGCGCCTGGTCAATGAAATCAGTTTCTCAGGTCACTGTTATCATAATTTGTTTACTGTAATCAGTATGTCTGGTCAGTGTAATCCATATCTGGTTAATGTAATCACTACATTGTATCTAGATAATGTATTCACTAACTGGACAATTTTAACCGTTTCTGGACAATGTAATATGTATCTTGTCAGTGTAAATAGTTTATAGTCAGTACGGTATTGTAACCACAATCTAGGCAATTACAAGTaatgtctttttctttttagtaTTTGTTGAATGTAGTCAGTTTTAGATTGacataaaatgtatttacatgtataagtgtGTCTAAtcagtataattatatatacagagtacatgtatactaaagtTCATACATTTGCTTTTTACAGCGCAGTATGAAGAAACTGAAATACCCACATGAGCCAGACCCTGTTCTTTCATCCATTGCTTTGATAACCTACTTATCTGATGATGAATGAGAAAAATGTGTCCTAGTGTCTGTAATAAACTTTCCAGATTTCATCAACTCTTCATTGAtgggtaaatattttttaactagGCCATAGTTGTTCAAAGAGATATCTTAGAGAGAGTAAagattgaaattaatatttttcgaATTTGTCTTTTCataatcatgatattaataATGAAGAGTGTTTGAAAACTCAGAGATTTACATGCAATGTCAACAACATTGTGAATCAATGAAGTGAagcattttttattacattaacTTCAATTTTAGTATCTGCTCCATAgcaaataattttgataaaaattttgatcaattattataatgaaaatttattacaattaaGGTACCGGTAATCCACTACACCTTGACTTATACTTGTTAAAACACCACTTCATAAGATGGCGATTGGAATGTGTTGTTAAACTgaggcttttgttcatgtttattgaattaaagtttgaaatattatttttatcaataattgcacattttttcaccTATTTTACTTACATGCCGCTTATCCCtcataaaatataaagtaattttctgctgatatGAGAAACTGTTTTAAGGTGTAGTGAGCaaccttaaggaggctgggtggtcaaaaTATTTCCATCAGATCTACCAGTACCttaaattttaaggtatgattAACTGAACTATTTATTGTTTGGCttctaaatttaaatattttcctatTTATACAGAACTTAAAGAGATCAATACAGGCCAAAAATGACCATGACCATCTAGTCCACCAAGAAACCCCCCAGAATTTCCGGTCCATGTAATGTGTTAATCTTCTGCTCTTTCGTGTTGCCAGATGCAAGattttaatattacaattaacATATCAACTCAAAGATGGCTAACTTTTGCAGGTTGTTTGTAGATATACTGCAGAAGACCTCTGATGTGAATGAAATTTAGTTTTGTAAGAGTGGAGCATGGAGTACATCCTTTGGAAATCTCAAAGGAAGCTAACAATACTCCTCCTTATCTGGCTCAGGTAAGCTTTTACTCTAGCTCTGATttgaatttaacatatttttattgtacaaaatcaCAACTGGGATTGGGCAAAAGTTTAGAAACTTAGACCCCCCTCTCCTGTAGCTCTATTTTGTGTGTAAGTAAGTATTGAATATTAAGGTTATAATCTGTGTGGTTTAATTTTATGACATCAAGTTTTTCGTCTTTgtgtttttatcatatatatatatataggatctcTTATAATTAGTGatgttgtatgatttttatccaacaagtTGTGTGTTTATTATCCCCAAGCCTTGGCGAGTGGATAGAATACacacaatgaattgtataaaaattatACACCATTGCAATtaatcatgagagattcttttaTCACGTCATACCACATCTTTTGTTAAACTCAAATCTTTTAGAAAACGCCAACTATTTTATGCAGGGAGAAAAAGTTCCAAGCTTAACAAAcatcaaaacttttatttttcaaactaaatcaaaaaaaaaaaatataaaacagcatTAAATGCTTTAGATTTATAACTCAGATTTACTCGACACTTTTCAACTGTTATATTTTGATACTTCTTCATTCTTTGTCAATCATCCGACTTAAACCTACAGtatgtttaattatgacgtcatgttgggtgtaatataaaaatttgttacACGAGTGTTATCCAACACATATTGAGCTGAAAATGTGATAAACATTATTAGTGTtgttagtgtatgttaaaaaagaggaaaaaaaatgGGCTTGCATGCATTTTAAGTTCATGTGAATgatattcaatttcaattttttttgtgtgaaTTTTTAGGACCTTCTCCagagaagatgaaaatgaaaaagatagaATTAACAGTTCTGACAAGGAATAGAACACTGAAACATAATCTCCAGTAGGTTCCCCCATTTTGGGAGATGTGCTGCATTACCTAGCCAAAAATCCATTAAGCTATTACTAACATCATGTTTAGAATAGAAGTGGACATAGGAATGAGGCAGCAATGGAGTTGTGCACTGGCTAAAGTCGCTAAACCATCCTCTACAAGTCATGTTCATCTATGGTTGATTTCTACCACCCTTCCATATGTGAGACTGGAATTCACAGTTACCCTTTCACAGTGTTAAACATAATATGTATTATCTTCCTACGCCATTAAGTATATACCTCAAGTCATCGCTAATTATCCTCATCACTCATGGCCAACTCGGCATACATATGGCTATTTCAGTTGAAAGTCTTTTACGTTTTTTGTACTCTAATGCatgtttaaatttgtaaattaaatattaattgatgACAGATatgtgttttgatattttaaacataggCAATCAAAGATTACAAAACTCACTGAGTGATAGACAAGGTATTATCAACATGACCAATATGATAACATTATATGCAAATTATAGTTGATAATCAATATCATGATGTAATACAAGTAAAGCTAATGTCATAATATCTTATACATTATGATATAATTAATATGACTATCTTCATTCAAAtcatgtaaatatcaaaatagcAATCAAgatatgataaacaaattatacaatatgatattgtatcatatgatatgagagaatattgtatcaaataatatgatacaatattttataatttgatacaactgtatatcgtatacttatagaaaatGTACTCTTTTTCGCCCTGTGCAATATAAACAGAAATTTCACCTACCCGTGTGATATAAACcctaggggtgtgatataaatCTTATATTACACCCCTCTCCAGCAATCTTCGGATGTTATATTACACCCCTTTCCATTAATTATCGGCTATTATGACGTAGAGTTCGGTATGCGTCGTTCAACTCCGATTTTCAAGTATGACGTCAAATAGCATGTCGATGTCAACTTGGTATATACAAATTAACAGCTGGCGAAAAATTCCAGGGAAGTTTATCAGAGATGGAATATAAAGACACGGAgcaatttgtaaacaataattattcatcacatgttgttatttattgttttcttgatattttctataagtatatgatataaaaatcatgatATACAGCGACCGAGGGCTAATATAGAATGCGATATAAAAATTACCATGAAATAATCTATATGTATCATATGATGCGATattatagtattgtatgatattatacAGTACTGTAACCATAATACATTTGGCTGTATATTCTATTCAGTGTTTTGGCTGAATGCACTTCCACTAAATCAAGTACAATGCCATGCACATATGTATAGGAATAGTCATGTTCTGACAGGAATACACTATTTTAAATCCACGCcaactttttcaaaaactattccACCAAATATCGCATGATACATTATGTATTAtagtatgatttgtaccatatCATGAAGCAAGATTGGCTCAATTTAAAGTGGATCTCTTCTTAAAATATAAGGTAATtgagtatttatttattctttaaaaatcttcctctttaattctctttaaaactttgtaCATGGATTGGATGAGCAGGGAGATCTCTGCCAAAATTGTAATTATGTTCCTAGGGCTAGAGGCTCTTATTTAGGGTGTACCATTTTGGTCATATagtttaactctttaaaaatccttcTTCCATTACCGAGTaccgtacatgtataaaaactaGCAGACATACAAGTACATTCCTGTGATGAACAGATAGAATTCATCtggaattttgaaattcatgaccacTGAGTCATGGGTACTGGTGTTGTTTGAGGGGGGAGCCTTGTCATATATTGAACATTAACATCTAATAGTGCACTTTCAAGTACAGGTTAGGATGAGCATGGAGGCCTATAACACAATTTATAAAACTCATTATCCTTTGGTCACAATTCTTGTAGAAATTTTTAGAATGCCTTTCCTGTTTTAACAAGTTTGAATTTTCCTGACCCACCTCTAGATACATGCAGACTAATTGTATCACAACTATCAATTCTTCATCAAATGCCATTTGATTAATCCTCAACAGGGTTACATTTATGCCTAGTATAACATATAATAAGGctttgggcctcttgtttaaaatatatacaggtacatgtattttaaaatctaagCATTTGGGACTTgagacctacatgtatatacttgacagataaaatattgtaccattgtaaaataattgttttaaactatacCTAAATActacatttattaataaataaattttcccAAACATTTTATGTATATGACCATGCATTGTCTTTTAATTAGTTATTACTCTACATTTACTTTAAAGAAAGTTAATGTTAATCTCTACATGTACTATATCCTTCCCCATATTATATTATGATGATGCATTTCATCTTGTATGCAAAAGGGTACATTTTCAAGCATAATGCACACACATACACATTTTGGACTGGTTAATATAAAATTGGATACTTTTATCACCAACATACCCCTATGCTAGCAAGTATTCTGTCAATCAATGCAATCTTGtatgttaagaaataattaaatcaattatcTTAATTACTTCCCAATAAATCAATGCACTGTACATAACATTACAATATCACCTTAATGCATGCAACAGTTATGTGATTACGGGGGGTGGGGGAGTGGGAGATCAACCCAGCATATGCTTAGTTTGAGAGGATGAGGTGCATGTTGAGAGATCggtgtgtgtgttggggggggggggggggttacatcTTCTCTTACGTATTTGGCACATGTAAATAACAATACATAAACACTTTCTTCACTTTGTTACAATGcagttaaacattttgaaaaaaaaatattactcttACACGTCCGTGTGTAGGAACACGCATTACATCTAGTATGTGATATACTACTATTTGTTGACAGACATCGCGTTACTTTCACTTTGAGAGTATGTGACGTCACAGTAAAGGTCACATGGTGTGCAGGGAGCTGCCTTTAGTCTCATTCAATTGTAATATCCCCATAAAACCCGAATATCCTCCAGTGTGacaaaatttattgtaaataaaattgaacTTTTAAGTTTGGAACGTTTTAGGAAGCAATACACAAATTACACTACGTACGTTACATTAATAATTACGCACATTATCATACATTAAAATCACGAAATTAGAGGTAGACATGTATTTCCTTACTTACTGTTACTTTGTATGACTTGTTCTTCATCGACGCCTGAACCACTGCATTAACTATATTCGTCTCGTTGTCGAAGAGAAACTTCAAAACATGATTGCTATATACAGCATTCTCTGATTTTCGCATAAGCTTCGGTTTGTCTGTAGTATAATTAGCCCAGTACTGTATCGATATCGCCATTTCTGCATTTGTTTGTCACCGGAAGCGCTTCACCGGAAATTACTTAAAACGAGACTTACAGCCCCTATACACAAAACGAATTGAACCTAGGTATAATTATATTGAATctatcttcaaatcatttgtaaatatgtctgaattgaCCCTATCTacaaatcaattgtacctatctttaaatgaattttacctatcttcaaatgaattagagataggtataattcaattgaacctatctttaattgaattgaagataggtataattcatttgtacctaggtataattcatttgtatctaggtataattatttacacctatcttcaattaattgtacctatcttcaaatctatcttcaaataattgtacctatcttttattcaattgtacctatcttcaaatgatgtgaagataggtacaatt
This genomic interval carries:
- the LOC128164083 gene encoding uncharacterized protein LOC128164083, producing the protein MLRQWKNYFHHLNLIITMEWILQPEPCEPGPPAPIIEDLLTSAEFVNSDMPMVWLRRALILSEEVITNTALATKGQRNNPMWSIIRKNRITASNFGAVLSTKRRQITISLKKRLMSSYNLESIKAVAWGITHEEHALKKYKHEFNASVQQTGIWLHESGVLGASPDGLVLHPPTCDVNFQTPEARDAVPDIVEVKCLYSAAHLTIYEAVHSLKDFYLEYREGFFYLKSNHPYFHQIQGQLHLCNKNCCDLIVWTTKDCKIIRITKDSEWTKNIAQLIEFYFNTFIPELIKN